The Verrucomicrobiia bacterium DNA window CGCGGGCAACACGTTCACCTATACGCTGGTCAGCGAGGCGGGCGGCGCGGACAACGACAACGGCTCGTTCATGATTAGCGGCAACTCCCTGCGAACCGCCGCCATGTTCGACTACGAGACTAAGAGCAGCTACAGCGCTCGGATACGCACGACCGACCAGGGTGACCTGTGGTACGAGAAGGCGTTCACCATCACGGTCGGCAACGTGAACGAGACGCCGACGGACATCCTCCTTAGCATCTCGACGGTAACGGAGAACCAACCGTCGGGGACGACGGTCGGGACACTCTCGACGACGGACCCGGACGCGGGCAACACGTTCACCTATACCTTGGTCAGCGGGTCGGATAGCGCGGACAACGGCTCGTTCACGATCAACGGCATCACACTCCGGACGGCGGCGCCGTTCAACTTCGAGGCCAAGAGCACCTACGGCGTGCGCGTCCGCACGACCGACCAGGGCGGCCTGTGGTACGAGAAGGCGTTCACCATTACGGTCGGCAACGAGACCGAGATGCCGACGGACACGATGCCGCCACTGCTGACGATCAGCAGCCCGGCCAATGGGGCTAGGGTCACAACCAGTTCCTTGACGGTAAGCGGCACGGCCTCAGATTCCGGACGAGGAAACAGTGGTATCAGATCGGTCATGGTCAACGACGTGCGCGCCAATAATGACGCGACAGTTGGCAGCGGCACCGCCAACTGGTCGCGGGTGGTAAACCTCGCCGTGGGGATAAACACAATCACGGCAGTGGCTACGGATGGGGCGGGCAACAGTACAAGCCACAGTCTAAACGTAACCTATACCTCTCCCGATGGCACTCCTCCTATTGTCAGAATTACTTTACCGACAAGTACTGCAAACTACACAACGACGGCGGAGAATATTACTCTTGTCGGTGTGGCCAGTGATGACCTCGGCCTGACTCATTTGACTTGGAGCAACAATCGTGGCGGCGGTGGCATGGCCATTGGAACGGATCACTGGACGGCCAATGAGATCAACCTACAATCCGGCCAGAATATCCTCGTCATCACTGCGTTCGACAGCTCAGGGAATCAGACCCAGGCAAAAATGACGGTCACCTACAATCCGCCGAACAACAACTTGTATCGTTCGGCGACTTCGGTGTGGGATGGCTCCAATTGGAATCAGCTGCCAGCGTTTTCTGATGAAGGCTATTGGTTTTCTCCAGATGACAGCGATCGAATGGAGTACAATGGTCTATTGACTGCAGTCTGGGTGCAAGAGAAGGGGGAGAGACCCGATGGAGAGTTTTGGTGGCTCAGGCGTATCCAATCAAGAATTGCCATGTGGGACGGATCGTCGTGGATTTCACTCGGTGGCGTATTTGACGGTCAGGTTCTAGCCCTTGCAACATTGCATGGGGATTTATTTGCGGCTGGCTACTTTACGAGTGTGGGCGGCTTTCCGGCAAATTCAATTGCCAGGTGGGATGGCGTCAACTGGCACCCCTTGGAGGATGGAATTGATGGTGCTGTCTATTCGCTTGCGGTACTGGGCGATCAACTGTTTGTCGGAGGCAGTTTTGCGTCGAAGGGGAGTTCGGTAGCCTTATGGCAGGAGTCCGGTTGGCGTCAGGTGGGTGGGGTTCAGGGAGTTGTACGATCCCTTCTAGCTGTTGGTGACACTGTCTTTGCGGGTGGCACTTTTGAGGCGCAATTGGAGGAGAATGGCGGTGCGCCCGTTGATTGCAGTCTTCGTGGTCGGAGAGCCAATTTGGCGCGGTTGACAGACGGTGAGTGGATTGTACCTCGGGGCGCATGTCTGGAGAATTCCGTTGAACGCTTGTCATTCGCCCATGGAATCATCTATGCGGACCTGGGTCTGGTCGGAGGCGTTGGGCGGGTCCCGGTGATGGCAGGGCAAAGCTTGCCCGCTGAGTTTTACACCGGGCCAAATGATGGTAATGATCGCACAGAAATCCATGTGTACGATGATAAGTTGTGGCTTTGGGGTGAGCAGGATAGCGCCGTAGATACTGAGTTTGGAACAGACAAGACGACTTGGGCAACATTTGGAATTTGGGATGGGGCTCAATGGACTAATTTTGAAGGAGAGCCATGGGCATATCAAACATCGCTGTGGCCATTGGTGTGGAACAGTCGTCCGATCCGGTGGACAGCACTGGACGATCCATCTCGGTTTCGAGTCGTTGCCGGGAGCTTTGCTTGGGAAGAGGCTCGGGAGGATGCGGAGCGGCAAGGTGGGCATTTGGCAACGTTTGCCAATGCTTTGGAGTGGCAGGCGGGGCGTTCAGTCTGGGCCAGGACCGGGGGCAGGATTTGGATCGGGGGCTTGCAGGCCGGGGGCATGTCGGGGGCAGGGAGCGGATGGTCTTGGGTGACTGGGGAGCCATGGGACTTTGAGGCATGGGCCCCTGGCGAACCGAACGATTTTGGCGGGGTTGACGAGGATCGATTGGACATCCTTGCCTCGGGAGGCTGGAATGATGCCGCCGCGCAGACCCGGCAAGGTTATCTGATGGAACTCCCTGGCGGAGACAGTGGGTCCTGGTTTAGGGATTTCAGTGTTCGCGAGGACGAAACCTTTGGGATCAGTCTTCATGACTTGTTTGGTAAGGGATTGCGCGGCCGTTTCAGACTAGCCGGAGGCCCGACTGGCATGGTGCTGACGGGGTCCGGGGCAATGATCTGGAAGCCATCGGAATCGCACGTTCGTGGAGAACATCCAGTTATTCTTGAGTACACCGTTCCTAATTCGGTTCCGCCGGAAACGAATCAGTTGGCGTTTAGTATTCTCCTTGAGCGTGGTGGTTTCACGAGTCTCCATCGTTCCCATTTCGGTTCGGATTTCGAATCGAGTTCGCTTTCGAGATTTGCTGCTGTTGTGGCCGCGAATCAATCTCCGTGGGTGCCGCGCGGCGGGAGTCCTGAAGGGTTTCTTGCACTGACTTTTGCAAAGGCGAACGAGTACACCGCGTTGGTTTTTCCGGGAATCCCAGATTCAGACGCGGCCATTGCTGGATTTCGCATGTCGTGTGATGTGCGGGCGGGTAATGGCACTCGGGACCGGGTCGCCGACGGATTCAGCTTCAGCTTCGCGCGTGAGGGGGATCCGGTGCTGTTGGATCCGGGGAACCAGTCGGGTTTTGCCGGGGGATGTTGTGCGGAGACGGGAACCCGCACCGGGTTGGCAGTGTCTTTTGACACCTGGTCGGGAAATACGTTCCCCGGGGCCGAGGGCGATGCCACCGACGTGGAGGGACTGATCGTGCGGGTGGATCACCGCACGGTGGCCAAGGTGGAGTTGCCGACGCGCAACGGAGCACCAGGCGATGCCACAAGTCTGCAGACCGGGCCGCGGGATGCGGCGTACTGGGCCGGAAGCGGCGATCCATTGTCGCCAGCGGCATGGGCGACGCTGACCTGGCAGCCGCTGGTGTTGGAATTGAAGCCTGACGGTCGGTTCTTCGCCTGGTGGAAGGGGGTGCCGCTGCTGGAGGGGGTGGAGACCGGGTTCGTGCCGGGTCCCGGCAGGTTTGTGCTGGCAGGGCGCACGGCGAACTCAGTGGGCCAGGTGCATTTGGACAATCTGCGGCTGAGCGTAATCCCCCGGCACGAGGTGGCCTCGGGACAAACCCTTGTCGTCCCGCTGAAGGCGACAGATCCTGATCTGCCGGCGCAGAACCTGAGCTACGAGGTGGTGCAGGGTCCGCCGGGGCTGACGGTGGATGAAGCGGGCGTGATGCGTTGGACGCCCACCGTCGCGCAGGGGCCCTCGAGCCAGACGGTGGCGATCCGGATCAGCGATGACGCGTCGCCTCCGGAGGCCATCGTGGTCGAGTACCAGGTGGTGGTGCTGGAGGGCAACCGGGCGCCGGAGCTGGATCCGATTCCGGACCAGGTGGCCGCCGCGGGGGTTCCCTTCGAGTGGCTGCTGACCGGTCGGGATCCGGATCTGCCGCCGCAGCCGCTCACCTTCGCGCTTGTGTCGGGTCCAACGGGAATGACGGTGGCTCGGGATGGATGGCTCCGCTGGACACCTGCCGCGAGCGCCGCCGGCTCAACCTTCGAGGTAACCGTGCTGCTGATGGACGGCCAACTGAGCACCCGACGAAGCTTCCGGATTGCAGTGGGATCGGTGAATCGTCCTCCGGTGCTGGTCCCGGTGCCGGAACAGGCGCTCGACGAAGGCAACCTGTTGAGTCTGGACCTGGAGGCCAGCGATCCCGACCTGCCGCCGCAACAACTGGTGTTTTCGCTGGTGAGGGGTCCGGTGGGAATGACCGTCACGCCGGCAGGAGCACTTCGCTGGCAGACTGGCGAGCTCGACGGCCCCGCGACGGTCGAGGTGGAGGTCGCGGTGACGGACAACGGGGAACCACCGTTGTCGGCGACCAGCCGGATTGTGGTTACCGTACGGGAGGTCAACCAAGCGCCGGAGCTGGATCCGATTCCGGACCAGGTGGCCGCTGTCGGGATTCCGTTCGAATGGATGCTGACTGGCCGGGATCCGGACCTGCCACCGCAGCCGTTGACCTTCGCCATGGTGTCGGGGCCAACGGGAATGACGGTGGCTCGGGATGGATGGCTCCGCTGGACACCTGCCGCGACCGCCGTCGGCTCAACGTTTGAGGTGACCGTGTTCCTGACGGACGGGCAGCTCAATGACCGGGAGAGTTTCCGGATCTCGGTGCCGGCCGCGGTGGCCCTGCGAATTCTGCCACCGCGTGCGGACGGGCGGGTGGTTCTGGAGATCCGGGCGCCCTTGTTGAAACCCCTGATCGTGGAGCAGGCCACGGTGATTGGTGCCTGGAGCGTCCTGCATACCGTGCTGGGCTTGGGCATGGACGTTCCGGTCGAACTCGTGATGACCCCCGGTGAAGGCGTGGGTCCCATTTTCTGGCGCGTTCGCGAGGAGTGAACGAAACCCATCTTCCCATCACGCCTGGATCCAGCACCCGGCCACGCGTCTCATCGCCTTGCAGATATCCCGCCGTTTTTCTGCCATAGGATGGCGTCATTCGCGCATTTCTCCTGACGCCGAACTCGTTTGACTATTGACAGGAGGCATGACGACATCCGAGTCGTTTGATTGCATCGTGAAGACGTCTCGTCAGATCGTTCGGGGGCGGTTTGCGTTCTCGCTTATTGAACTTCTGGTGGTCATTGCGGTCATCGCAATACTTGCCGGACTGCTCTTGCCCGCCCTCAGCCGGGCACGGAGAACTGTGCTTTCTGGAGCCTGTCAGAGCAATCTCCGTCAGTTGACGTTAGGGTGGTTACTGTATGCGGGCGATCATCGAGGCTTGTTGCCTGAGAATCCTGGAGGCGTCTATACTATTGGGATTGATCATAGGCGCGCCAACTGGGTGGACGGCTACATGATGTATGAATCTGATGTGCAAGAGGCATTCTCTCGATCCCTTCCTCCGGAGTCCACCAATTCGCAGCTGCTGATGAAGCCAGGGCCGGGGCGTCTGGGATATTCCTATTTGTCTCCCGGCGTATTTCGGTGTCCAGGCGACAAGTCGTTTGTTGTTTTGAATGGTGCCAAACACCCGCGAGTCCGAAGCTATTCAATGAATTGTGTGATGGGGACGGGATTTTATTATCGCGAGTTTATGTGGAGTGAAAATGGTGATGGGAATCCGTTGCAGTATGATTATTTGACATTAGATCAGGTTGCTGAGCACGCTCCCATGGAGCTATTTGTCTTTGGTGAAAAGCATGATGATCAAGTG harbors:
- a CDS encoding cadherin domain-containing protein, which encodes MKTAHGPHRRISVIAMLLLVCTCLGFATTTAHATNYDRSFGTPGTSTVNPMPVGSHATRVTGFNLPRITRYEIVWSIRRSGGSWTTVKTSNLGVTLAWGTLPIDWNGTRFLVEGDSSNYPLTASYMEVRAQVLKSGSHHEYHYWNITGQVPSYTVNASAGTGGSVTPASRTVTHGNTTTFAVSPTTHYERNSVSGDAGGFSWSGNTYTTAPVTQNRNLTFTFTGRPDLIVTAIWTEPATVYEGQKFRIKATVRNQGVATADAGRFANQEALFYLNGVKYGEGDDYDGLAPGAEITVQSIEITAPAAGNHTIRAVADGNAEVTESFETNNDRSATISVGLASTFVSAYWWAPLDVYHGATVTMCAEVEGIPVDSQCTFQVFEDDGILLPDDPVLPILSGRVYATEDGKTYVKATWIAKWQDDQSGDPEYYFKVSYGSITQSSSRSAAAELRVRQRQLPSPDHGNFYYSGGESTRKTALTDDRVPVILVHGASGDKKMHSLNYWFGWVNDDPNAPQPRFNQSDMSSRFRVYRYVYDSSLSIAQNGQAFAAFLDQFYANNPDLGERQVVVMAHSMGGLVSRYALNISSSFRDKVHRLVTLGTPHLGSPLANPTWVTKHLYDKYGVNQVASFLDVYYNVNFGGSQGDFDLAWHSTSEIPTSAKRDGAHYNWIKFMGYYDQGRLDSSLSSPFCGSANMTSVTGDSRIIAYGGYFNSSIVGEGSNWPDKAADEVDNDHGKLHFVKGVFRDMKYASESAVGNNDGLVPLSSALFGSIHTGVEKIDLTQSRGEFVDHSSYLDVPTTMDFVAKRLLTMVRVTMSPQNAITAGARWRIADGTWQKSGVSLNALQPGQYTIEFKDVAGWTKPGNQTVTVTENQTYTLSGAGATYSAANNAPTDILLSGTTVAENQPSGTTVGTLSATDPDAGNTFTYTLVSEAGGADNDNGSFMISGNSLRTAAMFDYETKSSYSARIRTTDQGDLWYEKAFTITVGNVNETPTDILLSISTVTENQPSGTTVGTLSTTDPDAGNTFTYTLVSGSDSADNGSFTINGITLRTAAPFNFEAKSTYGVRVRTTDQGGLWYEKAFTITVGNETEMPTDTMPPLLTISSPANGARVTTSSLTVSGTASDSGRGNSGIRSVMVNDVRANNDATVGSGTANWSRVVNLAVGINTITAVATDGAGNSTSHSLNVTYTSPDGTPPIVRITLPTSTANYTTTAENITLVGVASDDLGLTHLTWSNNRGGGGMAIGTDHWTANEINLQSGQNILVITAFDSSGNQTQAKMTVTYNPPNNNLYRSATSVWDGSNWNQLPAFSDEGYWFSPDDSDRMEYNGLLTAVWVQEKGERPDGEFWWLRRIQSRIAMWDGSSWISLGGVFDGQVLALATLHGDLFAAGYFTSVGGFPANSIARWDGVNWHPLEDGIDGAVYSLAVLGDQLFVGGSFASKGSSVALWQESGWRQVGGVQGVVRSLLAVGDTVFAGGTFEAQLEENGGAPVDCSLRGRRANLARLTDGEWIVPRGACLENSVERLSFAHGIIYADLGLVGGVGRVPVMAGQSLPAEFYTGPNDGNDRTEIHVYDDKLWLWGEQDSAVDTEFGTDKTTWATFGIWDGAQWTNFEGEPWAYQTSLWPLVWNSRPIRWTALDDPSRFRVVAGSFAWEEAREDAERQGGHLATFANALEWQAGRSVWARTGGRIWIGGLQAGGMSGAGSGWSWVTGEPWDFEAWAPGEPNDFGGVDEDRLDILASGGWNDAAAQTRQGYLMELPGGDSGSWFRDFSVREDETFGISLHDLFGKGLRGRFRLAGGPTGMVLTGSGAMIWKPSESHVRGEHPVILEYTVPNSVPPETNQLAFSILLERGGFTSLHRSHFGSDFESSSLSRFAAVVAANQSPWVPRGGSPEGFLALTFAKANEYTALVFPGIPDSDAAIAGFRMSCDVRAGNGTRDRVADGFSFSFAREGDPVLLDPGNQSGFAGGCCAETGTRTGLAVSFDTWSGNTFPGAEGDATDVEGLIVRVDHRTVAKVELPTRNGAPGDATSLQTGPRDAAYWAGSGDPLSPAAWATLTWQPLVLELKPDGRFFAWWKGVPLLEGVETGFVPGPGRFVLAGRTANSVGQVHLDNLRLSVIPRHEVASGQTLVVPLKATDPDLPAQNLSYEVVQGPPGLTVDEAGVMRWTPTVAQGPSSQTVAIRISDDASPPEAIVVEYQVVVLEGNRAPELDPIPDQVAAAGVPFEWLLTGRDPDLPPQPLTFALVSGPTGMTVARDGWLRWTPAASAAGSTFEVTVLLMDGQLSTRRSFRIAVGSVNRPPVLVPVPEQALDEGNLLSLDLEASDPDLPPQQLVFSLVRGPVGMTVTPAGALRWQTGELDGPATVEVEVAVTDNGEPPLSATSRIVVTVREVNQAPELDPIPDQVAAVGIPFEWMLTGRDPDLPPQPLTFAMVSGPTGMTVARDGWLRWTPAATAVGSTFEVTVFLTDGQLNDRESFRISVPAAVALRILPPRADGRVVLEIRAPLLKPLIVEQATVIGAWSVLHTVLGLGMDVPVELVMTPGEGVGPIFWRVREE
- a CDS encoding type II secretion system protein, translated to MTTSESFDCIVKTSRQIVRGRFAFSLIELLVVIAVIAILAGLLLPALSRARRTVLSGACQSNLRQLTLGWLLYAGDHRGLLPENPGGVYTIGIDHRRANWVDGYMMYESDVQEAFSRSLPPESTNSQLLMKPGPGRLGYSYLSPGVFRCPGDKSFVVLNGAKHPRVRSYSMNCVMGTGFYYREFMWSENGDGNPLQYDYLTLDQVAEHAPMELFVFGEKHDDQVHDGRFQVSHWADPVGGWAEFPSWRHKRSANFSFADGHVDNHRWVNPATLIPIQRRGRWGGFLQKTRQDWTWLRDHSSVPFRQ